One window from the genome of Pseudalkalibacillus hwajinpoensis encodes:
- the mobP2 gene encoding MobP2 family relaxase, which yields MSETVTPGVVLKTKFVTGNQKGFQDYVQYVDREEAKGKGEVHLSVFNLYNDYMDDPDKTSALFTQQTDHLSMEGKSGIKSLFRQAQENNSVMWQDVITFDNEWLQQQGVYDQQSHTLDENRLKQVTRKSMQTMLKKEGLLESAIWSAAIHYNTDNIHIHVATVEPNPTRERGKRKPKTLDAMKSEVVNGLLDRDQERNQINSLIRDHMVHSKKEMSSLEWQNRELKPLFLEVYHQLPNDRRKWQYGYQTLNPIRGKIDELTTSYLNKNHKEDMKHLHQKLDQEVEVLQRAYGDGEKDKKRYQHYKQNKLEDLYKRMGNAFLQEIKSYDRQQNSKQESHSTSASHPSIRSMPPGFQLQRSLKRIQRSMDQTYDQFINDLDHQKLERDIERER from the coding sequence ATGAGTGAAACGGTCACACCTGGTGTGGTTTTAAAAACAAAATTTGTGACTGGGAATCAAAAGGGATTCCAAGATTACGTTCAGTATGTGGATCGCGAAGAAGCAAAAGGAAAAGGAGAAGTACACCTGTCTGTTTTCAATTTATATAACGATTATATGGATGACCCAGACAAAACCTCAGCCTTGTTCACCCAACAAACAGATCATCTATCAATGGAAGGAAAAAGTGGAATTAAATCGTTATTTAGACAAGCTCAAGAAAATAATAGCGTCATGTGGCAGGACGTCATTACGTTTGATAATGAGTGGCTTCAACAACAAGGAGTATACGATCAGCAATCGCATACTCTTGATGAGAATCGATTGAAGCAAGTTACCAGGAAATCGATGCAGACCATGTTGAAAAAAGAAGGACTATTGGAAAGCGCAATCTGGTCTGCGGCTATTCATTATAACACCGATAACATTCATATTCATGTTGCAACGGTAGAACCAAATCCAACGCGTGAGCGAGGCAAACGCAAGCCGAAAACGTTAGATGCGATGAAGAGTGAAGTGGTCAACGGATTGCTCGATCGAGATCAAGAACGGAATCAAATAAATTCTTTAATTCGAGACCATATGGTTCATTCCAAAAAAGAAATGAGCAGCTTGGAGTGGCAAAATCGTGAGCTTAAACCGTTATTCTTGGAAGTCTATCATCAGTTACCCAATGATAGAAGGAAGTGGCAATATGGCTATCAAACACTCAATCCAATTCGTGGGAAGATTGACGAACTCACTACCAGTTATTTAAACAAGAATCATAAAGAAGATATGAAGCATTTGCATCAGAAACTTGATCAAGAAGTCGAGGTGTTACAACGTGCATATGGAGATGGGGAGAAAGACAAAAAGCGTTATCAGCATTATAAACAGAACAAGCTTGAGGATCTCTATAAAAGGATGGGGAATGCTTTTCTTCAAGAAATAAAAAGTTATGACCGGCAACAGAATTCAAAGCAAGAATCACACTCTACTTCTGCATCCCATCCTTCCATTCGCTCTATGCCTCCTGGTTTTCAATTACAGAGATCGTTGAAAAGAATTCAACGCTCAATGGATCAGACCTATGACCAATTTATCAACGATCTGGATCATCAGAAATTGGAACGTGATATTGAACGAGAAAGGTAG
- a CDS encoding ImmA/IrrE family metallo-endopeptidase has translation MAKSKRPYQKKSPEQIKEEIEKLTAGMEERISNYFHSPDQLKEYLDFMGKFYRYSPRNTVLIESQFQGAEAVGSYAFWKEKGFPVNKGEKSIKILVPNRLGEQFQNREGEWIPLKKATKQEKQQVKDGQLDKRDGRLVFSTGSVFDISQTSATQKDLPHIFPNKWIDGEVDNYRQLREGMEAIAEKNHIRIVEPYEELGTAKGVSYTERGEVALNPRNSERQDAKTLLHELTHAKLHTKDNFNASSKPEKEFQAEMTAYTVASYFNIDTSDYSLGYLHNWTKGHEFKDHESLLQEVQLTAKEFITTIEESIDQEKEGEKTMSFSESKHDMEEDKQEREGVSTEKLSEIYRIQVSKAEKDSVPFNKEEKLDKHYSHQDFKDAYKREVTNFFEPMVGKGLDKEENNDWQERLRKIRAFQDTHSKDEVYHLKKESLQELKELLFTDRGERRLYQIESKLDREFYKEKEKETPTSEVNNGKRSKEDFQYMEMKIEKEEVER, from the coding sequence ATGGCGAAGAGTAAACGACCTTATCAAAAAAAGTCACCTGAACAAATCAAAGAGGAAATCGAAAAACTCACGGCTGGAATGGAAGAACGTATTTCAAATTACTTTCATTCGCCGGACCAGTTAAAAGAGTACTTGGACTTTATGGGTAAGTTTTATCGCTATTCTCCTCGAAATACAGTACTCATCGAATCCCAGTTCCAAGGAGCTGAAGCTGTTGGATCATATGCTTTTTGGAAGGAAAAAGGCTTTCCAGTGAATAAAGGAGAAAAAAGCATTAAAATACTTGTTCCCAATCGATTAGGAGAGCAATTTCAGAATAGAGAGGGGGAATGGATCCCTCTTAAAAAAGCAACCAAACAAGAGAAGCAACAAGTCAAAGACGGCCAACTCGATAAACGAGATGGTCGTCTTGTTTTTTCTACAGGAAGTGTATTCGATATTTCTCAAACGAGCGCCACGCAAAAGGACTTACCTCACATCTTTCCGAACAAGTGGATCGATGGAGAAGTTGATAACTACCGTCAGTTAAGGGAGGGTATGGAGGCGATTGCAGAAAAGAATCACATTCGAATTGTAGAACCTTATGAAGAGCTTGGGACGGCCAAAGGAGTTAGTTATACAGAAAGGGGCGAGGTGGCTCTTAATCCCCGGAATTCTGAACGTCAGGATGCCAAGACTTTACTCCATGAACTTACACACGCCAAACTCCATACTAAGGACAATTTCAACGCCTCCTCAAAACCTGAGAAAGAATTTCAGGCGGAAATGACAGCTTATACTGTTGCTTCCTATTTCAATATTGATACCAGTGACTACTCTTTAGGTTATCTGCATAACTGGACGAAGGGGCATGAATTTAAAGACCATGAAAGTTTGCTACAAGAAGTTCAGTTAACAGCTAAAGAATTTATTACGACCATTGAAGAATCCATAGACCAAGAAAAGGAAGGAGAAAAAACTATGAGTTTTAGTGAATCAAAACATGATATGGAAGAGGATAAACAAGAAAGAGAGGGAGTATCTACAGAAAAGCTTTCGGAAATATACCGAATCCAGGTGAGCAAGGCTGAGAAGGATAGCGTGCCTTTTAATAAGGAAGAAAAACTTGATAAGCATTATTCTCATCAAGACTTCAAAGATGCTTATAAAAGAGAGGTCACGAACTTTTTTGAACCAATGGTCGGAAAAGGGTTAGATAAAGAAGAAAACAATGACTGGCAAGAACGTTTAAGAAAGATACGTGCTTTTCAAGATACTCATAGTAAAGATGAGGTGTATCATCTTAAAAAGGAATCTCTTCAAGAGTTGAAAGAATTGCTATTTACTGATCGTGGAGAGCGTCGCCTGTATCAAATTGAAAGTAAGTTGGATAGAGAGTTCTATAAAGAGAAGGAAAAAGAAACTCCCACTTCGGAAGTTAATAATGGAAAGCGGAGTAAGGAGGATTTTCAGTATATGGAAATGAAAATAGAAAAGGAAGAGGTAGAGCGTTAG
- a CDS encoding DUF4231 domain-containing protein — translation MAEKIEEKFPYYYHEASKLSIKSQNRYIGLFKWSLILLISALSLSCCLPLIKSSSFLRVYSTAIVFLILLSALFTWIVHNSNLQKKWYDGRAIAESIKTMSWKFINSVHPYDQKESENIYIKDIKDILKKHGGVSKLLTLSITEGNTIITDEMQSFKALPEEKRKEVYLAQRIQNQINWYTNKAQENSRDKNIWFYTAFSFQLLAIVAVIILFLNSDLAVNFVGLFVTISTSLISWIQVKRYQELIEAYSVTAMELEFIYDRGIRIKESDLPNFIGDAEKAISREHTLWIARRDHSTFKDINHP, via the coding sequence ATGGCTGAAAAAATAGAAGAAAAATTCCCCTATTATTATCATGAAGCAAGCAAACTATCTATAAAATCTCAAAATCGATATATAGGTTTGTTCAAATGGAGTTTAATATTATTAATCTCAGCATTATCATTAAGCTGTTGTCTTCCTCTTATTAAATCAAGTTCATTTCTAAGAGTTTACAGTACTGCAATCGTATTTTTAATCTTATTAAGCGCGTTATTTACATGGATTGTTCATAACTCCAATTTACAAAAGAAGTGGTATGACGGAAGAGCTATTGCGGAATCTATCAAGACTATGAGTTGGAAGTTTATAAATTCTGTGCATCCATATGATCAAAAAGAATCCGAGAATATTTATATAAAGGATATTAAGGACATTCTAAAAAAACACGGGGGTGTGTCCAAACTATTAACCTTAAGTATCACAGAGGGTAATACTATAATTACAGATGAAATGCAATCGTTTAAAGCTTTACCTGAAGAAAAAAGGAAGGAAGTATATTTGGCTCAGCGTATTCAAAATCAAATTAATTGGTATACGAATAAAGCACAAGAAAACAGTCGAGATAAAAACATATGGTTTTATACAGCTTTTTCATTTCAATTATTAGCTATAGTGGCTGTGATTATATTATTTTTAAATTCTGACCTGGCAGTAAACTTTGTAGGATTGTTTGTTACCATAAGTACCTCGCTAATATCCTGGATACAAGTAAAGAGATATCAAGAGTTAATTGAGGCATACAGTGTAACGGCAATGGAATTAGAGTTTATATATGATAGAGGAATTCGTATTAAAGAAAGTGATTTACCTAATTTTATTGGTGATGCAGAAAAGGCAATATCTCGAGAGCACACATTGTGGATAGCTAGAAGAGACCATTCAACCTTTAAAGATATTAATCATCCATAA
- a CDS encoding TIR domain-containing protein, translating to MTNKNVFVSFHYGLDKHYKNLLNAWDANTAFNFKFTDRSVKVPINSNNASVIRAGITKKMKTARYCLVIVGQETHKSQWVDWEIRKAKELGLKLIGVKISNSNPSPSALLGSNATWARSFSQEGIIKALNQML from the coding sequence ATGACAAATAAAAATGTTTTTGTTAGTTTTCATTATGGATTGGACAAGCATTATAAGAATCTACTTAATGCATGGGATGCTAATACGGCTTTTAATTTTAAATTTACAGATAGATCAGTAAAAGTACCAATTAATAGTAATAATGCAAGTGTGATAAGAGCTGGAATTACCAAAAAAATGAAGACGGCTAGATATTGTCTAGTTATAGTTGGACAGGAAACACATAAGAGTCAATGGGTAGACTGGGAAATAAGAAAAGCAAAGGAACTTGGTTTAAAGTTAATAGGTGTAAAAATATCGAATTCCAATCCCTCCCCTTCTGCTTTATTGGGCTCCAATGCTACATGGGCACGAAGCTTTTCTCAAGAAGGAATTATTAAGGCTCTAAACCAAATGTTATAA
- a CDS encoding toll/interleukin-1 receptor domain-containing protein, with protein MRKKGKNLANPYLQKSYLFEDKEYNSYNACIFLSHISEDKEKVKRIGEYIQNAGFDIYLDIYDSELQVAADNGDHEAITKCIENGIKASTHIMCVISEETKKKGSWWVPYEIGFGKSSSVHVSSLLLKEFDTSKIPSYLFISDIIYGAKSLNEFLLKVYKESSSLLEKSYAKHYPNIVKHNAMPHPLDNYLDWQA; from the coding sequence ATGAGGAAAAAAGGAAAAAATTTAGCTAACCCATATTTGCAGAAGAGTTATCTATTTGAAGATAAAGAATATAATAGTTATAACGCATGTATTTTTCTTTCGCATATAAGTGAAGATAAGGAAAAAGTTAAAAGGATTGGGGAGTATATTCAAAACGCTGGTTTTGACATTTATCTTGATATTTATGACTCAGAACTTCAAGTAGCTGCTGACAATGGTGATCATGAAGCCATTACAAAATGTATAGAAAATGGAATAAAAGCTAGCACACATATTATGTGTGTTATATCAGAAGAAACTAAAAAAAAGGGTTCGTGGTGGGTGCCTTATGAAATTGGGTTTGGAAAGAGTAGTAGTGTCCATGTTTCATCCTTACTACTCAAAGAATTTGACACATCAAAAATACCTTCGTATTTATTTATATCTGATATTATATATGGTGCTAAAAGTTTAAACGAATTCTTGCTGAAAGTTTATAAAGAATCTAGCTCACTATTAGAGAAAAGTTACGCAAAACATTACCCCAATATTGTTAAACATAACGCAATGCCCCATCCCCTAGACAATTACTTAGATTGGCAAGCATGA